In Arachis stenosperma cultivar V10309 chromosome 1, arast.V10309.gnm1.PFL2, whole genome shotgun sequence, one DNA window encodes the following:
- the LOC130980872 gene encoding uncharacterized protein LOC130980872, which produces MSKFKTIDTFFKRKDQENEDASTITTPILEGSSNFITSSSSLNSSKRPRLLPNQLDVFRLERDPGMRPMIWKFPPNKRDEIRRAYIKVGPNQPILDNYPFSGDKSHRRFQASWFKLFPSWLEYSIEDDAIYCFPCFLFAKEPSINTGSNAFIENGFRNWKKVNSGKECALLNHIGKGPNSFHHKALKSCDDLMKQSQHIDRLLHKQTSEEIEKNRIRLGASIDCIRWLTFQGCAYRGHDESQSSSNRGNFLEMLKFLGSYNERVKQNVLENALKNAKYTSNDVQKEILHILATKVRNSIREEIGDAKFCIIVDEARDESKKEQMAIVLRFVTLDGFVKERFFDLVHVTDTCATTLKKELISVLSHYNLQVENIRGQGYDGASNMRGEWNGLQALFLKDSPQAYYVHCFAHRLQLALVAASREFGKMFTATNIVLNNIIEDGTTYAQREITGITNVLCQALQQQSQDILNAMHIVSTSKLLLQQLRDGGWCNFFANVKDFCEKHEIEVPNMSAQYVFGRGRSRQPSVTVEHHYRIDVFLATIDSQIQELNSRFNEQTIELLTLSCALDPKDNFKSFNIEEISKLAEKFYPLDFPSNELNILKSQLQHYQHDIPNHLKGIGTLSELCNKLQETGKSRTYHMVDRLIRLVLTLPMSTATTERAFSAMKIVKTRLQSKMADEFLADNLVIYIEKELAAIFDTNSIIDDFENRKKRRIAFS; this is translated from the exons ATGAGTAAGTTCAAAACCATTGatacattttttaaaagaaaagatcaagagaatgaagatgcTTCTACTATTACTACTCCAATACTTGAGGGGTCATCAAATTTCATTACTTCAAGTTCTTCATTGAATAGCTCAAAGCGTCCACGACTTCTTCCAAATCAACTGGATGTTTTTCGTTTGGAAAGAGATCCTGGAATGCGACCAATGATTTGGAAGTTTCCTCCAAATAAAAGAGATGAAATCCGTCGGGCTTATATTAAAGTTGGGCCAAATCAGCCAATTCTTGATAATTATCCATTTTCTGGTGATAAAAGTCATCGTCGCTTTCAAGCTTCATGGTTTAAATTGTTCCCATCTTGGTTAGAATATTCTATAGAAGATGATGCTATATATTGTTTTCcgtgctttctttttgctaaggaACCTTCAATCAATACGGGTTCAAATGCTTTTATTGAGAATGGTTTcaggaattggaagaaagtaaaTAGTGGAAAAGAATGTGCTCTTTTGAATCACATTGGCAAAGGTCCTAACTCATTCCATCATAAGGCGCTGAAATCATGTGATGATTTGATGAAACAATCACAACATATTGACAGACTTCTTCATAAGCAAACATCAGAAGAGATTGAAAAGAATCGAATTCGACTAGGAGCATCTATAGATTGCATTAGATGGTTGACATTTCAAGGTTGTGCATACAGAGGACATGATGAAAGCCAAAGTTCAAGCAACAGAGGTAACTTTTTggaaatgttaaaatttttgggaTCTTACAATGAAAGAGTGAAACAGAATGTTTTGGAAAATGCTCTAAAAAATGCTAAGTATACTTCAAATGATGTCCAAAAAGAAATTCTACATATTCTTGCTACTAAGGTGAGAAATTCAATTAGAGAAGAGATTGGAGATGCCAAATTTTGTATTATTGTTGATGAAGCTAGAGATGAATCTAAAAAGGAGCAAATGGCCATTGTTTTGAGATTTGTTACTCTAGATGGTTTTGTTAAAGAGAGATTTTTTGATCTTGTGCATGTCACTGATACTTGTGCAACAACTTTAAAGAAAGAATTGATTTCTGTCCTTTCTCATTATAATCTCCAAGTTGAAAATATTAGGGGTCAAGGGTATGATGGTGCTAGCAACATGCGGGGTGAGTGGAATGGTTTGCAAGCTTTGTTTCTTAAAGATTCTCCACAAGCATACTATGTGCATTGTTTTGCTCATAGGTTACAATTAGCATTGGTGGCAGCTTCAAGAGAG TTTGGTAAAATGTTTACTGCTACCAATATTGTTCTCAATAATATCATTGAAGACGGGACAACTTATGCACAAAGAG AGATTACGGGAATCACTAATGTCCTTTGCCAAGCACTGCAACAACAATCTCAAGATATTCTTAATGCAATGCATATTGTTTCTACATCAAAGTTACTTCTTCAACAATTAAGAGATGGTGGATGGTGCAATTTTTTTGCAAATGTTAAAGatttttgtgaaaaacatgAAATTGAAGTCCCTAATATGAGTGCACAATATGTTTTTGGAAGAGGTCGATCTCGTCAACCAAGTGTGACAGTTGAGCATCATTATCGAATAGATGTATTCTTGGCAACAATTGACTCTCAAATACAAGAGTTGAATAGTAGATTTAATGAGCAAACAATAGAGCTTTTGACTTTGAGTTGTGCTTTGGATCCTAAGGACAATTTCAAATCATTCAATATTGAAGAAATCAGCAAGTTAGCAGAGAAGTTTTAtccccttgactttccttctaATGAGCTAAATATTTTGAAATCTCAGTTGCAACATTATCAGCATGATATACCAAATCATTTGAAAGGCATTGGTACACTTTCTGAATTGTgcaacaagttgcaagaaacgGGAAAATCAAGAACTTATCACATGGTTGATAGATTAATACGTCTTGTTTTGACTCTACCAATGTCTACAGCAACAACAGAAAGAGCTTTTTCAGCAATGAAAATTGTTAAGACAAGACTCCAAAGTAAGATGGCTGATGAATTTCTTGCAGACAATTTGGTCATctatatagaaaaagaattaGCAGCTATTTTTGACACAAATTCAATTAtagatgattttgaaaatagaaaaaaacgTCGAATAGCCTTTTCATGA
- the LOC130980878 gene encoding uncharacterized protein LOC130980878: protein MSKFKTIDTFFKRKDQENEDASTITTPILEGSSNFITSSSSLNSSKRPRLLPNQLDVFRLERDPGMRPMIWKFPPNKRDEIRRAYIKVGPNQPILDNYPFSGDKSHRRFQASWFKLFPSWLEYSIEDDAIYCFPCFLFAKEPSINTGSNAFIENGFRNWKKVNSGKECALLNHIGKGPNSFHHKALKSCDDLMKQSQHIDRLLHKQTSEEIEKNRIRLGASIDCIRWLTFQGCAYRGHDESQSSSNRGNFLEMLKFLGSYNERVKQNVLENALKNAKYTSNDVQKEILHILATKVRNSIREEIGDAKFCIIVDEARDESKKEQMVIVLRFVTLDGFVKERFFDLVHVTDTCATTLKKELISVLSHYNLQVENIRGQGYDGASNMRGEWNGLQDLFFKDFPQAYYVHCFAHRLQLALVAASREVLQIHEFFTQLNSIVTIVSASSKRHDQLQEAQAIENANLVAQNELETGKGANQISTLQRVGDTRWSSHFNSICSLVKMFTATNIVLNNIIEDGTTYAQRGEAYGVSKILLSFEFVFTLHLMKEIMGITNVLCQALQQQSQDILNAMHIVSTSKLLLQQLRDGGWCNFFANVKDFCEKHEIEVPNMSAQYVFGRGRSRQPSVTVEHHYRIDVFLATIDSQIQELNSRFNEQTIELLTLSCALDPKDNFKSFNIEEISKLAEKFYPLDFPSNELNILKSQLQHYQHDIPNHLKGIGTLSELCNKLQETGKSRTYHMVDRLIRLVLTLPVSTATTERAFSAMKIVKTRLRSKMADEFLADNLVIYIEKELAAIFDTNSIIDDFENRKKRRIAFS from the coding sequence ATGAGTAAGTTCAAAACCATTGatacattttttaaaagaaaagatcaagagaatgaagatgcTTCTACTATTACTACTCCAATACTTGAGGGGTCATCAAATTTCATTACTTCAAGTTCTTCATTGAATAGCTCAAAGCGTCCACGACTTCTTCCAAATCAACTGGATGTTTTTCGTTTGGAAAGAGATCCTGGAATGCGACCAATGATTTGGAAGTTTCCTCCAAATAAAAGAGATGAAATCCGTCGGGCTTATATTAAAGTTGGGCCAAATCAGCCAATTCTTGATAATTATCCATTTTCTGGTGATAAAAGTCATCGTCGCTTTCAAGCTTCATGGTTTAAATTGTTCCCATCTTGGTTAGAATATTCTATAGAAGATGATGCTATATATTGTTTTCcgtgctttctttttgctaaggaACCTTCAATCAATACGGGTTCAAATGCTTTTATTGAGAATGGTTTcaggaattggaagaaagtaaaTAGTGGAAAAGAATGTGCTCTTTTGAATCACATTGGCAAAGGTCCTAACTCATTCCATCATAAGGCGCTGAAATCATGTGATGATTTGATGAAACAATCACAACATATTGACAGACTTCTTCATAAGCAAACATCAGAAGAGATTGAAAAGAATCGAATTCGACTAGGAGCATCTATAGATTGCATTAGATGGTTGACATTTCAAGGTTGTGCATACAGAGGACATGATGAAAGCCAAAGTTCAAGCAACAGAGGTAACTTTTTggaaatgttaaaatttttgggaTCTTACAATGAAAGAGTGAAACAGAATGTTTTGGAAAATGCTCTAAAAAATGCTAAGTATACTTCAAATGATGTCCAAAAAGAAATTCTACATATTCTTGCTACTAAGGTGAGAAATTCAATTAGAGAAGAGATTGGAGATGCCAAATTTTGTATTATTGTTGATGAAGCTAGAGATGAATCTAAAAAGGAGCAAATGGTCATTGTTTTGAGATTTGTTACTCTAGATGGTTTTGTTAAAGAGAGATTTTTTGATCTTGTGCATGTCACTGATACTTGTGCAACAACTTTAAAGAAAGAATTGATTTCTGTCCTTTCTCATTATAATCTCCAAGTTGAAAATATTAGGGGTCAAGGGTATGATGGTGCTAGCAACATGCGGGGTGAGTGGAATGGTTTGcaagatttgttttttaaaGATTTTCCACAAGCATACTATGTGCATTGTTTTGCTCATAGGTTACAATTAGCATTGGTGGCAGCTTCAAGAGAGGTACTTCAAATTCATGAATTTTTTACTCAATTAAACTCTATTGTCACTATTGTTAGTGCTTCTTCAAAAAGACATGATCAATTACAAGAAGCTCAAGCAATTGAAAATGCAAACTTGGTTGCTCAAAATGAATTAGAAACAGGCAAAGGTGCGAATCAAATAAGCACTTTACAAAGAGTTGGGGATACTCGATGGAGCTCTCACTTTAATTCTATTTGCAGTTTGGTAAAAATGTTTACTGCTACCAATATTGTTCTCAATAATATCATTGAAGACGGGACAACTTATGCACAAAGAGGTGAGGCTTATGGtgttagtaaaatattattgtcatttgaatttgttttcACTTTGCACTTGATGAAAGAGATTATGGGAATCACTAATGTCCTTTGCCAAGCACTGCAACAACAATCTCAAGATATTCTTAATGCAATGCATATTGTTTCTACATCAAAGTTACTTCTTCAACAATTAAGAGATGGTGGATGGTGCAATTTTTTTGCAAATGTTAAAGatttttgtgaaaaacatgAAATTGAAGTCCCTAATATGAGTGCACAATATGTTTTTGGAAGAGGTCGATCTCGTCAACCAAGTGTGACAGTTGAGCATCATTATCGAATAGATGTATTCTTGGCAACAATTGACTCTCAAATACAAGAGTTGAATAGTAGATTTAATGAGCAAACAATAGAGCTTTTGACTTTGAGTTGTGCTTTGGATCCTAAGGACAATTTCAAATCATTCAATATTGAAGAAATCAGTAAGTTAGCAGAGAAGTTTTAtccccttgactttccttctaATGAGCTAAATATTTTGAAATCTCAGTTGCAACATTATCAGCATGATATACCAAATCATTTGAAAGGCATTGGTACACTTTCTGAATTGTgcaacaagttgcaagaaacgGGAAAATCAAGAACTTATCACATGGTTGATAGATTAATACGTCTTGTTTTGACTCTACCAGTGTCTACAGCAACAACAGAAAGAGCTTTTTCAGCAATGAAAATTGTTAAGACAAGACTCCGAAGTAAGATGGCTGATGAATTTCTTGCAGACAATTTGGTCATctatatagaaaaagaattaGCAGCTATTTTTGACACAAATTCAATTAtagatgattttgaaaatagaaaaaaacgTCGAATAGCCTTTTCATGA